catttgctcattttaaagatattacttggagtctttcatagcatatttcgaagaacgttgcattcgagtcattgagttcatcaaagattattattaaatcaatttatagttggatagtggatattatgaaatggtatgcatgcctgtcaattttcgatgtaaagaaggtttgtcttttaaaaacgaatgcaatgtttgtaaaatgtatcatatagaggtcaaatacctcgcaatgtaatcaactattgtgaatcgtttataatgtatatgaacgggtcctttcaaaaggaTTAATCAGAAATTTTGGGGATTAATCAAGGATTAAtcagattgtactgtatacatttaaatattagattttaaaatttatatgtaaaaatagaaaaaaaaatcacaaatataaaataaactttaacataatggtctaaaattgttcattttgcttcaaaactatagAGTTTTAgtataaattcatgttaaaatgttaactatTTTTGTCTTAGACCGACTTTGATTACAAAAtttgattttgacccatcaattaaCGTTGATCGTTTAATTAAATGAATTTTTGGAAATCGTAACGGATTacttttaaaaatgattaatcggagattaatcggtgaGTAATCGGATTTTTTACAACACTGTTTCTAGTACAGTATATGGTTGATGTAGTCATGTAGAATTTTATATGGGCTTAGTTGTTTAAATGTATGTTCACTAAgttcaattaattttttttttttttaaagcaaataATTTTATTAAATCACGAAAAGATACAAGCAATCGAAATTATGGCTTACAGACTTATGCCATAAAAAACATACACGAAATGGACACTACATCTAGATGACGAATTTATGGCTTACAGACTTATGCCATGAGAAACATACACGAAATGGACACTACATCTAGATGACTGTGAAGTGACCAAAGCTATATACAAAATACAAGAAAACCAAGGTTACGATAGACTAAGATATTTACGAGGATCTGAAATTCATGTGAGCCACTCGAATTCTTTTTTCTTTGCTCTAGACGAGATCCACATGAAAGTTTTTTCTTGTATCTCATTTAAGTTCGATTATTTACTTGGGAGTTTTTAATTCAACATGACTGATCATTGCACCTaggatggcatcgggtcgggtttgggtcgggtttagttaatcccggacccgaacccgattaagaaaccccgcCTCAAACCCAGCCCGAAACCCATTGGGTCCCCATTTACTTAtatactatcgggtttcgggtttccccacgggtaaacgggtatacccgattagtctttctgtatttatttttcaataagttaccaaattaaaatatcaaaaaataacttaactacttcatgtttaaagtattataaaatatcacatacaaaaagttgattgaaaagtttctaaaatactcaaatacacaaatATATAACATATCACATCTCaaaaacttgttgtatatgattatattgaataaaattatactcgttttcaaaacaaataagagaaatctttcatacattaacaatataatacaaatactaaaattttacataaaaattattattaaaattcctcgggccgggtatacgggtgtgtgggtcgggtatacgggtcgggtaaaTGGTCTTGaatccaaaaccatacccgaacccggaattttttttgtaaccatccccatacccggcccatgacccgaCGGACTCAGGTCAGACTCGGCTCAATTATAACGGGTTTCAAGTTTCCCATCGAGTACAGGTCATTTTACCATCACTAATTGCACCTTTCAATAACCATGACCTCCCAATCTGGCTATCCTCTTCTCAATATACATGTTCTTTTATGTTGCacataaaaaaattaaataaaataaaaataggtgcAAATGgtatatatagatactaatatcTTCATATAAACTAACAATGGTATTACAAAAAACATAACAATGATATATTGATATTACAGGAACATAACAATGACATTACAAGAACATACCCATCCCTAAAAAGATTTAGACATGAACAAAATAACATttcaatctaaaaaaaaaaaaaaaagaacaataGTAActcatcatttcattttcatcattatcTCATAAATTAAAAAAACATACGTTAAAACAATTAGGCTCCACCAGAACTATACTTCTTACCAAAGACAATGACCTGAAGCTTGTCATAACCAGAAAGAACACCTGCACCAGCTATAGCGCGTAGAATGTTTGCACCACCACCCTTGAATAACGATTTAGCACCTTCGTTTTTAATAATTTGTTTAAACGCGTCAAGAGAGCTCTTGTACTTGACAGCTTCACCAGATGTCATCATCATTCTTCTACGCACCGTGTCAATGGGGTATGATGCAAGACCAGCACCATTTGTAACTAACCACCCAAGGCCAAAGCTTGCGAAAAAGTTATCCTGAAATTACACGTAAGAACGAGGGTTTGAACTCTTAAAAAGGCTCTTAGGCATATTTTTGGTTAAACTATATCCTCTATTTTCCTATAACACACTCCTTGAAATTAAAAAAATCCTCTAGTTTTCTTTATATTCTTTGATTTATTCGTGTAAAAGGTCAATGCGGTAATTTTATATCATTCGGAGCTACTTTCAGAATAATTATCAAGCAGGTTATTAACATTTTAAACCAAGTTAAATCAGACTATTCAGGCACAGATTTTAAACCATTCAACGCTTAAATATTACATTATGTTTTGTTAAACGCAACCTAAAAGTCTTCTTTAAAACTAATTTTTATGCATAAAAATGTTGTATTATCTGGTTGGTGTGTTTAATAGATAGGTGGTTAGTAAATTAAGGTATCAAATGTGATATCTATTGTTAAACTTATTCCAAGGGCGGTCAAAAACAAAAACCTCTAATAAATAGTAACCTCCTATTTCATTTTGTTTATAAGtttaggttgttgttgttgtagtaatATTGTTTCTGTAATCATATTTAGTTAGCACATTAACTATAGATGAACTACTTTTATTAGCAAAAACATATGCAAAAATTGATATTGGGCGAACCCATCTCAAAAGGTGCTAAAATTTACCCATTTCAACGCAGACCCATTTTGACACAAAATAGAAACAAACATAAATAATACTTACTAACCTGCAATGGTCCAACGAGCACAACTGGCTTCAACGAGTCATACATTCCAAAATACAAGCCACGATACACAATAATACCAACGCATGAAATGTTGAATCCGCGATATAAGCCTGCAATACCATCTGATGCTAACGTCTTTTTATAAACGTCAACTAACCCTTTAAATTGTCTCTCGCCACCCGTTTTTGTAGCCTTTGCATCGTTTGTTAAACGCGTTCTAGCATAGTCCAAAGAGTACGTTAACAATAGGGACGTAGCACCTGCGGCCCCACCAGAACCAAGGTTACCAGCAAACCATTTCCAATAGCCATCGCGGTCTTTGTTGAATTTAAACAAACTTTTGAAGTAGTCCTTGAATGCAAAGTTAAAGGCCTATAGAATACAAAACACAGATAAATGAGAATAGGTTGAAGTAGTGGACGGGTCAAAACGGGTCGAAAGGTGTGAAGTGGAGTCAAAACACCTTTTGTGCATTTATATCCAAAACATTATACCACTTCAATAACAATCTCATTAAATTTGTTTAAGAATGATTTTTGGCAGCTTAAAATCACTTGAATTTATATATGAGCAACTTTCAATTCGTAGgacccattcgacccatttgaTTTATTATAACCTTTTGTCTTGTAGAAGCTACAAACTTCACCCAATCAACCCATTTAAAATTATATGGGTCAAAATTGCAACTCTATTTGTATTGATATGATCCATTTGAAATAATGTATTACTCGTAGTTACCCTTTAATaagtactccctccgtctcaaaatGACAGTCCAATTGACTTTTGAAAGTCTTTTCAACTCTCACTTTAGATATTTTCGTTTTTATAAttaatgaaatttatatgaatgaaatgaattttaaatgtgttttcaatggtaaatttattaattattaagcatatattaaagtatatattataacacaaacaaaaatattcAAAGTTAAAGTTGAAAAATAGAGACTTTCAAAAGTCAAAATAAGACAGTGATAGCGTACCTGAGTTGGGAAGTAACGGACAATATTTGCCCCATTTCCTCGCCACAAAGACATAAATCCTTCATCCTTAACTGTTCTTGAAAAACATTCTCCAATACCTTTATACGGTTCAGAAAGACGACCCCGTTTAATCATCTCATCTTGGTTTTGGATCAAAAGTTTCACACGTTCGATTGGAGCAGCTGCAGTTTTGGAAACTGCAGCCGAAACTCCACCCATAAGAAAATCGATAGCGAATCCAGATAACCCCTTTTCAGATG
This genomic stretch from Rutidosis leptorrhynchoides isolate AG116_Rl617_1_P2 chromosome 11, CSIRO_AGI_Rlap_v1, whole genome shotgun sequence harbors:
- the LOC139876357 gene encoding ADP,ATP carrier protein 1, mitochondrial-like, with translation MINQNQHKTTRCTVASQLHLSRNVQRPYYTNAGLQYPLTQSLIPANVYPVYVQAPSEKGLSGFAIDFLMGGVSAAVSKTAAAPIERVKLLIQNQDEMIKRGRLSEPYKGIGECFSRTVKDEGFMSLWRGNGANIVRYFPTQAFNFAFKDYFKSLFKFNKDRDGYWKWFAGNLGSGGAAGATSLLLTYSLDYARTRLTNDAKATKTGGERQFKGLVDVYKKTLASDGIAGLYRGFNISCVGIIVYRGLYFGMYDSLKPVVLVGPLQDNFFASFGLGWLVTNGAGLASYPIDTVRRRMMMTSGEAVKYKSSLDAFKQIIKNEGAKSLFKGGGANILRAIAGAGVLSGYDKLQVIVFGKKYSSGGA